TAAAATTAAACTGATCGTTTTCTGCTCCAGAATATTCTTTTTTAATCTTACGGTAGATATCCAATATTGCGGGTAGTTCCTCCTTTGGTATTTCAAAAGGAATCGATTCATCAATCTTTAAAAAAGGAAAGTCTTCTAAAAAGCGATCAAAATAATGTGAAGATGCTAAGAAGTCTTGAGAAAGCATGATATAAAATCCTGTCCAATTGGGGACAATATCCCAAGAGAGGATCTGAAATGGAGAATTAAAAAATATCGTCACCCCATCAGGGAAATCTGTATTGTGGCCTGTTATCGCTTTTCCATCACCATCCGCTTTAATAGCAATGGAGAAAAATTCATGTCGGAAGGGAGGCATATTTGGAATCACCTTACCCATGTTTTCCTCAAAACTTCTGATATCAAAATGAGGGTGTAACGGGGCTGAAATTCCTATCGTTTTACAATAATCAGTTATACTTTTAAAATGCTCCAAAAAGAATAAAGTTTAGTTACAGAACAAAAGTTATGTTCGGGTTAAAATTAGAATTGATATATATCGAATATTAAATCTACAAAATTTATAAAAAAGAACACCCCACTACCTGGGTTAATGATAGTGAGGTGATAGAAAAATCTCTTTCAAAGAATAAAGTACTTCGGGTATAGATTATCTACACATCGTTGTATCCTATTGCTTCTACTTTCGACAACCAATCTTGTCTAAATTTTTCTGTTGATTTTCTGATTGTAGCTATATAGGTTACTTTAACAGGATTCACTCCACAAAATTGTAGTATTCCTTTTTTCATTTGATTGATAATCGGGTTACCTATAATAATGCGGTGGTACCAATGTGGACTGTCTGCAGTGACAATTAATCTGCCTGTTTTTCCTTTTAATAATTTTTTCGGGAAGACTTTTCCTTCCACATAGTCAAATGTGATTCCGGGTAAAAAAGTACGATCAATAAACCCTTTTAATTTTGCGGGCATGCTACTCCACCACATTGGGTATATCCAAACAAGATGATCTGCCCATTTTATTTTTTCAATAGCCATTTCAAGGTCAGGTTCAAAGGATGTTCTTTTTCTATAACCAAATTCTAAATTTGGGTTAAACTCTAACTCACCTATATTTAAGACCGAAACTTCAGCATCGGCTTTCTTTACACCAGTATGATAAGCATCAGCCAAGGCTTTATTAAAACTTTCTGGATCAGGGTGTCCGTTAATTATTAAAATCTTTTTCATCGTTGTATTATTTATTTATCACAAATCTAGAAAGGGGGAGAAACTCATAATAGGACAAATGTCTAATTCAGTACTTATTTATGTTATTTTACTTATTGATCGATAATAAACCCATCATTTTTCTGTCCATTTTAATGTTAATGGCATGGATTAATCATGAGCAAAAATTGGTAAACCTATCAACACGATTTCGACCGGCTGAATACAAATTATTTCAAAATGAACAGATCAAATCAATTAATTAGTGTAGTTATTACGTTATAAATAGTCATTTCAGTGATATTTAATTTGTGTGGTTGTGACCGTCCTAAACAAAGAGTACAACTAACTTGCTTTCAGTTAACTATTCGTTCTTCAGCAGATTCTAGATGCTTAGAAGAACATTATATATGCTTCCTTTTTTTCAATACGACACATGAGTTTTTATCCTAGGCTACTTCATGTATAGGAAGCGAACGGAAACTTCAAATTAAATGCTATGAAAAGAATGTATTTACGGATTATTACAACTTTACTATTTCTGACACAAGCTGCATTCGGCAATACTTCCGATGGGAATGTAATCGAAGCAGAGGGTACTAATTTAACTGGGGATACAAGCATCTCTTCCAAAACGTATGCTTCAGGTGGTAGTTTTGTAAAATTAAAAAACACAGAAGGGAACAAAGGAACAATCAACATTCCTTTAAACAGTATTCCTGAAGCAGGAACCTACAAATTACACATCTATGGTTTTAATGGTGGAGTGTCTCAAAGTCTATCTTTAAGTGTAAACGGTGGGACATCTTCTGTTATCACTATTCAGCCTTCTAACTGGGCTTTTGAGGACTCTGCTAAAGTGACTTTAATAGACGTGGACCTTTTAGGTGGAGATAATACGATTAGTCTTGCTCCTCACGATGCGGATATTTTATTAGATAAGTTTGAAGTCACTGAACATTACAATGTATTTTATTTTAGTGCAGATGGTGATGACAATTTAAATGATGGAAGTATCAATTCTCCTTGGCAAACACTTGCAAAAGCATCTGCTATTGCTGAAAAACAAAGTAGTGGAGGTTTATTATCTGGAGGTGATAAAATGCTCTTCAGAGCTGGAGATACTTTTGAAGGTGAATTTCTATTTAAATGTTCGGGTGAAGAAGGAAACCCTATCGAAGTGAGTAGTTATGGTACTGGTGAGTACCCAATTATCTCAGGTTCAGGAAACATTGCAGGTGGTGACTATTTTGAGGCGATGCGTTTGATTAACGTATCACATGTAGTGATGTCTAAACTTTGGTTTAAAAACGACAGACAAAGTAATGCTAGATATACTTATGGAGAATCTAATAGTTACGGGGTAAGAGTTGTCGCTAACAAGTGGGGCGGTGTATCATCTGACCTTGTATTTAGAGATCTGAAGTTCTCAGATATTTTTGGTGTTGGTGTTCCGGAGGAATTCAATGATTATAGTGTGACAGGATTACGCTTTGAATCCGAACAAAATGAACCAAATTTAGAAGTGACGATTAAGAATGTATTAATTGAGGATTGTTATTTTACTCACCTAGGTAAAGCAGGTGTATGGGCTATTCATAAAGGTAGTGATGACCCTAATAATGATGTGACGAACAGAAATAGTGATTTTATCATTAGAAATAACACGTTCTTTAAAACGGGTGGTTCTGGTGTGATTCTTTCTAAGATGCTGAATGCTTTAGTGGAAAATAACGACTTTGATCATTCAGGACATAGCCAAAGTAGTGAAGGTCGTTTGGCCGGAAGAGGAAGTGGCATGTGGGTATTTAAATGTGTCAATGTATTGGCTCAATACAATGCATCTTACAGTGTAAGAGGACCAAATGATTCTTATGGTATGCACATCGATTTTGGTAATAAGAACATTATTTTCCAGTACAATTATAGTGAAGATAGCGAAGGTGGTTTTGTTGAAGTATTAGGTGATAACCACAATGTTGCTTACCGTTATAATGTTAGTGTGAACGATGGAATCAGAGATTTCCATGGAAGCACAATCTGGACTTCAGGGTATGTAGGAACAGGGAACACACCAGTACCTTCGAATGATGTTTATGTATACAATAACACTATTTATTTAGATGCGAATCAGAAACCAGATTTCTCGATTTTTAGTGAAGACACTTATATCTACAATAACATTTTTGTACAAACAGGAAGTGGTATCATTGGTGAAAAAGTAGAGATAGATATCCAAAATGGAGGCGAGTTGATCGTAGATAACAACTTATTTGTGGGTAACATCAATTCTGCTTTTAAAAACCTAGATAATTCTTCATTGACTCAGGACCCTAACTTTGTTAACCCTGGAGCAAAAAATATTGAAGGATATAAAATCAACTCAGGTAGCCCTGTAATTGATTCTGGTAAAATTTTCCCTGAGCCAACTTTCCCGATGGCTGGACAAGGAATTTTTAAAGATATTTCATTGGTTGCTACTCAAGATATCTATGGGAATGAAGTGGATATCGCTACTTTTTATCCTAACGTTGGTGCAGATAACAATTACAATACAAAAATAGACCCTACTGTCATTAGAGTAGATGGAGTAACTGTTAGTCCTCAAAGTACACAGCTTGTAGTGGGTGATACGCAACAATTGTCAGCTGGAATTACTCCTGCGAACGCGAATAATAAAAATGTCACTTGGTCAAGTAGTGATACCAACATTGCAACAGTAGACCAAAATGGATTAGTGACGGCTGTAGGAGATGGTTCTGTGTCGATTACTGTAACAACGGAAGATAAGGGGCTAACTGCGGTAGCAACTATTCATGTTGGTTTAGATGTCATCACAGAAGTATTAAATAACGGTTTTGAAAATGGTTTAACAAATTGGGAATTCTGGGCTGATGCTTCTACTTCAACAGATGCATACCATGGAAATTCTGCAGCGAAGTTAACGGGTCCATCGTCAATTAGACAATGGGTGAAAGTAAAACCAAATACAACGTATACTTTATCCGCATTCGCAAGAGTACTGGATCCTGAAAATGATCGTGTTGTTTTAGGTGTAAACGATGAGAAAAACAAAGGTATCGATAATGCTCAAATCTATGATACTGAGTATACCCTACATCACTTTATGTTTACAACAAAGGCAACGACAGACTCAGTGAAAGTATTTTTCTGGCGACCTGGAAATGGAGTAGGAAATGCCTTTGTAGATGAAATTACATTACAAGAAACGGCTTATGCCATCAATAGTAATTTCGATAAAGGGTTATTAGGTTGGAACCCTTGGGGTTCTGGAACTGTTTCGAATAGCGCTTCTTCGATGAAAGTTGTTGGGTATGGTGGAGCAAATCAGTATATCAAGACAAAATCTAATACAACTTATGAGGTATCTTTCTCTGCTAAACTAGACGATGCGTCTGTAAAGGCAAATTTTGTAACTGGAGAATCTGGTGGAGGAAATTATACCACCAAAGATATTTTTGCTACTGAGTGGACAGATTATACCATTACGTTTACTACATCTGCAGAAAGTGAAGATACTAAATTGGGCTTCTGGCGACCAAATGGGTCAACAGGCGGAGCGTATTTAGATAATATCGTCATCACTGAAGTGGGAAGTAATGCTAGAAGTATTAATCAAGAAGTAGCTTTGGAAGAGGAGTTATCAGTAATGATGTATCCTAACCCAGCAAAAGGGGTAGTGAATATTTCTACGAATGTAGTAAATGGAGATGCTACTGTGAATGTATTTAGTCTTCTAGGACAACCATTGTTGCAGAAAACTTTCCAAAATCAAACAAAGCTATCGGTTACAGACCTTAAAGC
The Flammeovirga agarivorans genome window above contains:
- a CDS encoding AraC family transcriptional regulator — protein: MEHFKSITDYCKTIGISAPLHPHFDIRSFEENMGKVIPNMPPFRHEFFSIAIKADGDGKAITGHNTDFPDGVTIFFNSPFQILSWDIVPNWTGFYIMLSQDFLASSHYFDRFLEDFPFLKIDESIPFEIPKEELPAILDIYRKIKKEYSGAENDQFNFIQVYVLELLHQVKRLFNKNIDVKTADEQYRSADLKLLSRFQKLIKISFYPDAEIEAQANIHSPTYYAGILSVHPNHLNAIVKSITGKTALNHIHHHILRLAKAELAQTDVSVKEIAYGLHFDSPNNFSAFFKKNAGMTPLTYRKNS
- a CDS encoding NAD(P)H-dependent oxidoreductase, encoding MKKILIINGHPDPESFNKALADAYHTGVKKADAEVSVLNIGELEFNPNLEFGYRKRTSFEPDLEMAIEKIKWADHLVWIYPMWWSSMPAKLKGFIDRTFLPGITFDYVEGKVFPKKLLKGKTGRLIVTADSPHWYHRIIIGNPIINQMKKGILQFCGVNPVKVTYIATIRKSTEKFRQDWLSKVEAIGYNDV
- a CDS encoding Ig-like domain-containing protein → MYLRIITTLLFLTQAAFGNTSDGNVIEAEGTNLTGDTSISSKTYASGGSFVKLKNTEGNKGTINIPLNSIPEAGTYKLHIYGFNGGVSQSLSLSVNGGTSSVITIQPSNWAFEDSAKVTLIDVDLLGGDNTISLAPHDADILLDKFEVTEHYNVFYFSADGDDNLNDGSINSPWQTLAKASAIAEKQSSGGLLSGGDKMLFRAGDTFEGEFLFKCSGEEGNPIEVSSYGTGEYPIISGSGNIAGGDYFEAMRLINVSHVVMSKLWFKNDRQSNARYTYGESNSYGVRVVANKWGGVSSDLVFRDLKFSDIFGVGVPEEFNDYSVTGLRFESEQNEPNLEVTIKNVLIEDCYFTHLGKAGVWAIHKGSDDPNNDVTNRNSDFIIRNNTFFKTGGSGVILSKMLNALVENNDFDHSGHSQSSEGRLAGRGSGMWVFKCVNVLAQYNASYSVRGPNDSYGMHIDFGNKNIIFQYNYSEDSEGGFVEVLGDNHNVAYRYNVSVNDGIRDFHGSTIWTSGYVGTGNTPVPSNDVYVYNNTIYLDANQKPDFSIFSEDTYIYNNIFVQTGSGIIGEKVEIDIQNGGELIVDNNLFVGNINSAFKNLDNSSLTQDPNFVNPGAKNIEGYKINSGSPVIDSGKIFPEPTFPMAGQGIFKDISLVATQDIYGNEVDIATFYPNVGADNNYNTKIDPTVIRVDGVTVSPQSTQLVVGDTQQLSAGITPANANNKNVTWSSSDTNIATVDQNGLVTAVGDGSVSITVTTEDKGLTAVATIHVGLDVITEVLNNGFENGLTNWEFWADASTSTDAYHGNSAAKLTGPSSIRQWVKVKPNTTYTLSAFARVLDPENDRVVLGVNDEKNKGIDNAQIYDTEYTLHHFMFTTKATTDSVKVFFWRPGNGVGNAFVDEITLQETAYAINSNFDKGLLGWNPWGSGTVSNSASSMKVVGYGGANQYIKTKSNTTYEVSFSAKLDDASVKANFVTGESGGGNYTTKDIFATEWTDYTITFTTSAESEDTKLGFWRPNGSTGGAYLDNIVITEVGSNARSINQEVALEEELSVMMYPNPAKGVVNISTNVVNGDATVNVFSLLGQPLLQKTFQNQTKLSVTDLKAGLYLIVVTDALGHKSSEKLYIK